The region CACAACCTCAAATAGATGCATATACAACTAACAATACCTTCTTTACTAATAAGTTAAAAagggtgcacaaagcatcccgtGTTAGCAGGATCCGGGAAAGGGCCACACCCCGAGGGGTGTGATATAGATAGCCtaccctaatgcaagcattagtggctgCTTCTACGACTCGAACCCATACCTATAGGTCACACGGAGACAACTTTCTTTAATAATAAATTCCCAACAAAATCAGGCTTCACAGTTCATAAAAAATCCAACTGTTTTTCTCACAGACGAGACAACGGTACATTGCTTCCATTTCCTTGAAGGAAAGGGTAATCTGTGTATCCCACAATCGGATCTTGAGTATAGAATGTCTTCCTATTATACTTATTTAGAGGTGCATTAAGCTTCAATCTGGTTACCAAATCAGGATTAGAGATGAAAAGACGACCATATGACACGAGATCAGCATCACCCTGTGCCACAGCCTCAATTCCTAGCTCCCTAGTGTATCCGCCACTGCAAATGAACGTCCCCTGATATGCGTTTCTCAAAGTCCTCATTAAATGTGCCTCCTCCTCTTCACTGCCAGGTCTGCCTGCTTCGGTTTGCCCATAGGCAACATATCTTGGCTGTGTCACATGAAGATAGGCAAGTTTGGAACCAAATTGGAGCTGGATTTTGTTTAGTCTTTCAACAACTGCTAAGCCTAAACTGAGTGGATTAGAGTCCATGGCGTCGAGATGATCTATTGCTGGTGAAACCCTCACGCCTACGCGATCAGCACCTATTGCTGTGACGATTGCTTGAACCACCTGTGTAATGAATTTGCACCGGTTCGTTAGTGATCCACCATACTCATCTGTGCGGTCATTTATCCCGTCTTTCAAGAATTGGTCAATCAAGTAACCATGAGCTCCATGGATTTCAATACCATCAAAACCTGTAAATATTTGGATTATCAGGTGGTTAGATAAATGCAACAAGAtagacaacaacaaaaaagtagCAATAGATGATATCTACCAGGATGAAACTGTATTCTGTGCTGATGCCAGAGTCAAAATCTATTTTTCCACAAAAGTGTGCTGATGACTTTTTTTCAATGTTCAATATATAACAGTTACCtttcaaaaaattgtttttgcTCATTACATCAGACTTGATTAAACCCAACGTCCATATGTTCCCACCATGCTATGCATTGACCAGCTTAGCAAACAAATCATTTCATGGATTAATCACTAAGTCATGTTTGGATAACAATGTCACTAGCAGGAGTGTGGTGGTCCAATCTTAGAACCATCTCTGATTTTAATTGTTTGAAGCTTTTACTTTACAGGATGGATGAATCAATCAGTTCTTGTTTTGGTTTTTGGGCAGAAAACTTTATTATCTTGCCCTGTTCTTacttcaaaagaaaaaacaagctatactagtactccctctgtttcaatttatttgtcttactttcttttttagtccgtTCAAAAAGAATGCCTCTTTTCTAATTTGGCAACTCTTTAGTTTCAACATCTCACGTGgcatgtttaagatcacaagattaaagCGCATTTTGGTAAattatacatatctttagtttaagaccacatgattcaaaagtcttttttactttcttaaacgaCGTGCCCAATCAaattaagacaaacaaattgaaactgaAGGAGTATGAAACATTATGACCATAGTAAGGAACATATCTTGAATCACTTATAACTTAACAGAGAATAGGATCAAACTGAGATATCCAGAACTAACCTGCTTCAATAGCATTCAAGGCTGCCTTGCGATAATCGTCAACTACTTGTGAGATCTCATAAGTTTCAAGAGATCTTGGTTTTGGATAAATCCCATAAGTTCCATCTGGCATCAGTATTCTCCACCTCTTTGATATTGGCTTCTCAGTGGATGATATTGGTGCAGCTCCACCAGGTTGATACACTAATGAGTTGATAAATATGAGCTTTGTTAGATAACTCATCTGAAACTATTAACTTCTATGTTTGAACTGTTAAGAGAAATGGAGATAAAGAGAGGAATGGACATGCAGTATTGATAGAAAAAAAGAACTTGTTGATAGACAAGCAAAATGAAATGAGGGAAGAAACATGTGCTCCAATCAACAGGTTTTTCAAGCACTAATAAATCATGCATCTGAgacaatatttttctttataatgGCAGTCTCAGAATTAAGTTGCGCACATCTCGACTATTTCACAGAGTACCTTTTTACTTCCCACCAATCTTTATAACGGTGAAATCCACAACTTGTTTATTTCACCATGTACCTTCTATCTCCCACCAATGCGTCTAgataatatttttctttataacCGTGGTTTTTGGATAAACTTACACACACCTCGACTATTTAGCTGAATATCTTCTACCTCCCACCAATGCATCTAgacaattattttctttataaggTTGGGTCTGTAATAGCTTGCGCACATCTCGACTATTTCACCGAGTAACTTCGACCTCCCATCAATGCATCTAGAATTCTAgacaattattttctttataacaGTGGTGTCTGGATTAGCATGTGTACCTCGACTATTTCACTGAATACCTCTTACCTACCACCACCGCTCACTGAGTACCTTCTTACCTCCCACTGTCGCATctatacaatatttttttatggTGCCTGAACTAGCTTGCGCACACCTCGACTATTTTATCGAATACCTTCACCGACCACCAATGCATTTAGACGgtatttttctttataattgTGGTATCTCAACTAACTTGTGCACACCTCAAATATTTTATCGAGTACTTTCTACCTACCAATGCATCTAGACAATATCATATTTATTACGGTGATGTATGGACAAACTTGCACACGCCTCGACTATTTCACAGAATACTTTCTACTTCACACAAATATACAATCTATTATACTTCACACAAGTATTCATACATCTACACAATCTATTATTCACCCAAACACCATGGCAAAAATCCGaatatatagggtaaattttacgtatttatgtgcatatattaactttcgAACACcgtcggcaaaaaattacagtttatatttagctttctttttttttccgaacaccctggatgaaaatcctggatccgccccTGCTTCTACCTCCCACTAGTACAAGTACCAAATTAGTTGCAATACATCTAGAAATATTCACGATCCTAATTTAATGTAAATGTAACAACTTTGACATAATATAAATGATGCCGACAAGACAATTTCTCTCATAGGGTCAAAATGTATCACCTTCATGAGATGCACGACCAACATGCCATAGCTGACAAAATATGACAGAACCCTTTGCATGCACTACATCAACTATTTTCTTCCATGCCTCTACTTGCTCATTTGTGAAAATCCCCGGCACATGCGGAAACCTGAAACCCAACCACATGATATATCAGGAAAAAATTTCTGAAGAAACAAATTTGATAATGACCCTTTAGACGGTAAATACGTATCCGCATTAGGTGTACACACCTAACTAAATTATTAACCTTAAAAGTCAACTAatcaaagtgaaaatatatatcACTTAACATGGTTAAGTGTTAAAGGGTaagtttttaccctttaaactATGTGTTGATCTCACTAATAAAATATTCATGAGCATTCAATGGAAACAAAATGATAATGTATGGAAAGGCCCATAACTTTGTTACAAAAATTAAATGCTTCAAATAACCAATGAATGATTCTTTTTGGTACTCTTTGAAGTTGCAAAAGTAAATTTAACCCTCAAATACTCCCTTTTATCATTACTATATATTTGAAAAGcaacattttcttcttctactataaattcttaaaatattttaaactaaaaaatgTAACCCTGAAGAGTATGGCTTTTTATGCAATCTCAAAATTACTTCCTCTGTGCCACTTTACCCATCCTACTTCCATTTCTATTCTAAAAAAAATGCGTACTTTCTTGATTAAAACTATATTAACTCtcaacttctcattttatccttatgacatgatttataGTCATACAAGTATCTTCTTTTTCTGAAAAAGTCATACAAATATCTATAATGTGTATTACATCATAAATTTCAAGAATATTTGCCTCTTTATGACAAAGAGTAGGGAAAAcaactactccctccattcacttttacgTGTCCATGGACTTTACACacttcttaaaaaataataaatgaagtgcatattttACCATGATACCCGTATAATTGcattggatttgaaaaaaaaaaattggaatgagtaattaatgctgaggacaaaacaaaaagaaatatttattttctcttaatattcgaaaatgaataagtaaaagtgaaaatctatttataaaatagtgaacaagtaaaagtctAAAGGGAGTAAAAGAATAACTAGTGGACACTACCGGACCCACAAAATTCCACTAATAAAGTAAGtaataattgtaaaagaagaaaaagaaaatagtaaGTGACAAATCTACTCGTGTCACTCGTGCTAACAGGACATTCCTAACAGTGCAATGAGGGGCCACGAGCAACAATAATTGAATATTTTGTTTACCAAAAAAGCCCCtaaaatttaaacaaatatACGAAACATACCCAGCAGAACTAGGAGAAATCATAGTGCCTTCAGTTATGAGAAATCCACCATCTGTTGCTCTCTGCCCGTAATAGTCAGCCAGTGCCACTTGTGGAATACTGTTCAGTGCTCTACACCTTGTCATCGGAGCCAATACAACCCTGCCAcgtgtcaaaaaaaaaaagccaaagaCGGATTCAGAATTTTAACTTTAAGAGTTCTGAATTTCAAAACAGCAACAACCTCAAGTATTATgtcctccgtccatttttactagTTTTGTATTTAACTTGACATATCCTAAGAAGCCATAATAGaatgataattttactatatcaccctAATTATGGAGTACTAAGTAATCTAATGATTGAAATCAATTACACATACTTTAAAAGTTATACAACCACTAATAATTCCTTGAGATTTCCAATAATAAGGGTGAAATATGTATGAGACGGTAAATTATGTCTTTACCCCAGACCCCACCTGTTGGATTTCCTtagggtatgttgttgttttttggtaaattatgtctttattttccAAACTAGACCAGTAAAAATGGACGATTATTTAATATACAagataagtaaaaatggacggaaggagtaataaTTGGGTCTTACATTTAATGAATTTCGAGACACAAATACACTATTTGAGCAAAAATTACTATGTTGCCGAACTGGTATCCGAGCTTCTAGCTCCGCCCCTAGTAAATATGATCCCCTCTCAAGGATAAAATCGTCACTAAGAATTCATCTTCCAGATTTTTTAATCATTCTCACTTCCCGAATAAACGAAATCAAATTtacctctatatatatatgaatcatATGTTGATATAAATCTCAAAACACTAAAAGAATTTTAGCATGGTCAAGTTCCATTATAAGAGCTTAAAATTTACTGATTTTGCTAAGCTTTTTGGACCCAGAATTAAAAAgggtgtatatatgtatttggatCATGTTAACAAATTTCAAAATCTAAAAGGGTATTTCTGTATATGGGAATTGAAAATTATAACATTTCTTATCTGAACTTTTTGGATCAAGAATCTAAAAGGGTATTTCTGTATATGGAAATTGAAAATTACAACATatcttttctgttttttttttttttttttttaatcagatACCCTTTTTGATTCTCGTTAAGAAAAAGCTCAGaaaaatgttacaaaatttTTAgctatggtaaaaaaaaaaaaaaaaaaaaactgacctGTGGGAAAGATTAAACTTTCCCATCTTGTATGGAGAAAAAAGGGAATTGCTTCCATCTTTAGCCATTAATTTTGGAGGATCTATGTAGAactaagaaaaagagaagagtgatttttttttttcttcaagaatttatctTTTAGGAGAATGGGTTACAAAATAATGGTGAAATGGTATGCTTTTAATGGTGTGAGAATGGTACAGTGTGGGGGTCGTTTTCATGGAAGTGgaattgaaaattcaagaaataatgtGGCACGATGTACATATGGGAAATAATATTATTTGAACgttgaaaatattgttgttgactatggTCTGTGAGTGGATTTTGAGGATCTGGTTGGTTGGTCAATAATTCACTCTGCACGAACCAGGAAGGAGGTTGGATTGTTGGATGTATACGCATATAAACGTTTATTTTAATGACGGTTGTTTGCACATAATTACTCAAAGGGTAACTTACCTAAACAACGATACTTCGTAGGCTTCTAAACAATcgtaattattatttttttaattataatttgtaGCTATGGTTTATCTGTTTCACGTGTATTCGGGTATATTTAAATATACAGTTTTAAAATACAGTCAAtcaaatacatatgcatatagatcagtcaaaacaacacatataatcaaatGCTTTACTTTGCCAAAATACAGTTAACCaaatacatgtgtatatagatcaatcaaacaacacatacagtcaaatacatctagtttGCCCAAAAATCTACTTCGAAATACGTAAATACACAGgcgaaaatacaaaaaatatactatATTTACATTAAAAATGCAAAATACACCCAAATCGGGCCTCAAAATCGTCtgaaaaaatgaatacaatacATCACACACGCCGCCAATGATCTGAGAAATACAAATACAGATCTAGAGAGAGTTCCGCGGAGGAACTCCAGCGGCCAGATCTAGAGGGGAGATCAAACCATATCAACCCAGATCTGATTTTCACATCAGATCCAACTCTGGAAGCTGGATTCCAACATTATTATTGAAGAACCGACAATTGATGCTCTTAATCGATCGCCATGGACTCCTCTCGGCCATGGATTCCTATAACTCAATTTCGCTAGAGAAACTTGAGCTCCTTATTGAAAAAATGGACTCAAAAGTCACCAATTCGGCCGTAGAATGTACTTTTCCGGAGCCGGTGAGAGAGTAATTTACTCTCATTATTCTCAATCTCCCACCAAATTAGTAGCGACCGTGTATTTGGATAACAAAGAGATGGACTAGAACCCAATGGGTCATTTACTAGAGATGAATTTGCTGAAAATACATATTATAGCTAATGTACGTAATCAAATACACAATATAGCTACGATGGGTACTTAATTCAAAATATAGCTATCGTAGGTGAATACTTCTTAgtcctcatttgttttcattaagattaagacgtctcaATCTGGATGCACATtcgaatgattaagatgttgtctctagatCTGAGCACTAAATGATTGAGATTGTTTGTGTTCcaacatctgaatgtgcataatgtatttatttaaacataataaatatacaattcaaatacaagtaactaaatattactccctccatcccaatttatgtggcaccatttgacttggcactgagtttaagaaagaaaggaagacttttgaaatatgTGGTCCACAAAACCCCTCTTCTAAGCCTTCATTAGGTATTCCCAGAGTAAAACACTTGGTGACTAGGGAAAAGTATCCCTCCAAACATCCTTCGCGTTATCTTCCTTAAAGATTTCTCTATCATGGCTTAAAACAAAGAGGGGATGGTGGATATTCCATGAACGTTCGTGACAGCTGCTTGGCAacaaggtaggttatggtttacttgagttagactttgattagtaaatcGTATATATCTTATAATTGAttagagaaagcatgattaggtctttggaCACAGAGTTCGGTTGGATATTATTTAGGTTAAGATGAATGCTGATTTCTGTAAACAACGTGCCATTAAGTGAATAAAAGAACCAAGATGCGTAGTTGACAGGCCAAGAAGGGAAGCAAAGTAGTGAATATAGTTTGTTATTGATCTAGTTAGCGTGGTGGGTATGTGCGGTTCAAGGTTACCATAATAAGTCTTGTTGTACCATGGGTAGGGCGACATTGCTAACACCGTAGCGCCCTCACTAGGCATTCATGTTATCGTTATTCTATGTACCGAGCATGCGGGAATCATCAGTATTTACGTCCTTGTTGATTCAGAGTGATTTCTTATTCATGTTATTGATGAGTCGAGTCTGAGtcttggtatggttgttgtgtgATGACTTGTATTCTTATTGTATGTATCTTCGTGGAGTATTCACTTTGGTAGGAGGTTGATTTCTTAAGTCTTGTTATCACTCGTGACATGGTgacttatattttttagattaaTACATTGATTGCTCATGATCCTTATTGATTGTTGGAACAGAAATACATTGAGATGAGAAAGAACCtacaaatatgaaaaggcacatttgacagggggtgaggatatgACCTATTTATGGGctcatgatccgaggtcagttccggagcaAGTGGTACAAGggcaccatgggtcccctgcaggtatgggtcccctgcaggtcatggctatttgggcaaacattagcatttagcatatgtgtacagaTATATGATACTAACATTGATTGCATTGTACTTATGTGTTCATATTTTATGACGGTAGCAGAGCTGATTTTGGTTGGATGACATATAGTCATGGTTCATTCTGGTAAGTTACAACTGATTTTCTCTTGATTATGGAGTTGAGGTGTTTACTAGTAATCTCATAATCCTTTGATAAATAAAGGAAGGTAAGTTGAGTTTACCCCATTAGCAGGGCTAAGTGTTTGAGAGTATGTTGATTTGCTATCATTAACTCATTGCTTTACTTGTTGttacttgatacttgataaatgGTTTGAGTCTGGTGTCCATTGCAGGTTGGGCGTTGATTGAGTCTAGTCGTTAAACTACGAGTATGTTAAAGTAAGGAGGAAAAAGATAAGAATTAGTGGTCCCACCGAGTGTCGGTCGAAAGGGAGGTTCAGGTCTGTCCTTTATAATTTACGGGGATTTATTTGGTCCAGGAGTCTGCCTCGAATGTAATTGTTATTGCTGTTGGTCTTTACTTCCTAGTGTTGTATTGAGATAGTAATGGGATACGAGCACGTTTATGTCAGAACTATTTAAGCACGGGTAGAATTTAAAAAGACGTTACAATTGTACCCATCTATTTATTATGTTTGATTTTATATCGTGTTaagtgaactaatcttagtcggcctat is a window of Lycium ferocissimum isolate CSIRO_LF1 chromosome 12, AGI_CSIRO_Lferr_CH_V1, whole genome shotgun sequence DNA encoding:
- the LOC132041153 gene encoding 12-oxophytodienoate reductase 3, translated to MAKDGSNSLFSPYKMGKFNLSHRVVLAPMTRCRALNSIPQVALADYYGQRATDGGFLITEGTMISPSSAGFPHVPGIFTNEQVEAWKKIVDVVHAKGSVIFCQLWHVGRASHEVYQPGGAAPISSTEKPISKRWRILMPDGTYGIYPKPRSLETYEISQVVDDYRKAALNAIEAGFDGIEIHGAHGYLIDQFLKDGINDRTDEYGGSLTNRCKFITQVVQAIVTAIGADRVGVRVSPAIDHLDAMDSNPLSLGLAVVERLNKIQLQFGSKLAYLHVTQPRYVAYGQTEAGRPGSEEEEAHLMRTLRNAYQGTFICSGGYTRELGIEAVAQGDADLVSYGRLFISNPDLVTRLKLNAPLNKYNRKTFYTQDPIVGYTDYPFLQGNGSNVPLSRL